In Rutidosis leptorrhynchoides isolate AG116_Rl617_1_P2 chromosome 2, CSIRO_AGI_Rlap_v1, whole genome shotgun sequence, one genomic interval encodes:
- the LOC139892279 gene encoding uncharacterized protein: MGSISSYWLYMTFQDYSKADDVSKFVCKRLTTDSAFSGQDFGYTVDGVDMPLRCTKGKTTSVHASPNAKRRTSKQKLNKNNDAFVEMDETDNSRTPKDPT, translated from the exons ATGGGTAGTATTTCTTCATATTGGCTGT ATATGACTTTTCAAGATTATTCCAAAGCTGACGATGTTTCTAAATTTGTTTGTAAACGCTTAACTACTGATAGTGCTTTTAGTGGTCAAGATTTTGGTTATACTGTTGATGGTGTTGATATGCCATTAAGATGCACAAAAGGAAAGACTACTTCTGTTCATGCGAGTCCTAATGCTAAACGCCGAACTTCCAAACAAAAGCTTAACAAAAATAATGACGCCTTTGTTGAAATGGACGAGACTGATAATTCGCGCACTCCAAAAG ATCCAACGTAG